The window ACGGGAAAGATTATGTTGATCCACCACCTGCACCACTTCTTGACTTGGGTGAACTCAAGCTCTGGTCTTTCTATAGAGCTCTCATAGCTGAGTTCATTGCTACCCTTCTTTTCCTTTATGTCACTGTGGCTACTGTTATAGGCCACAAGTCAAACAAAGACCCTTGTGATGGAGTTGGTTTGCTTGGCATTGCATGGGCTTTTGGTGGCATGATCTTTATCCTTGTTTACTGCACCGCTGGTATCTCTGGTAAGAACCACCTTGTTTTAACTCCTATATTAAGTCCATAGAATAAAAGTTTGCATGttagtttttttgtgtgtggtaGTACCAGGGTATCCTCCGGCCCCTTCCGGGACAGCTTTGTAATTAGTTATGTTATACTTGCCAAGAGTTTTGGTTTCTCCATGCATGTTCATTACTCCGCTCTTAACCaacttaaaaaatgttttgtgtGTGCTAGAGACATATCTTGTAGTAGAACTTGGAAGTTTTGTGTTCCAAAATCAGGTCTTTGTGTGGTTTGTTGATGGGTTTTGTTCCTTTTTTGGTTACAGGTGGACATATTAACCCAGCAGTCACTTTTGGGCTGTTTTTGGCCAGGAAAGTATCACTGATCAGGGCTGTGGCTTACATGGTGGCTCAATGCTTGGGTGCTATCTGTGGTGTTGGCTTGGTCAAGGCCTTCATGAAGAAAAACTACAACTCTCTTGGTGGTGGTGCTAACACAGTAGCCATGGGATACAACACTGGCACAGCTTTGGGTGCTGAGATTATTGGCACTTTTGTGCTTGTTTACACTGTTTTCTCTGCAACTGACCCTAAGAGAAGTGCACGTGACTCCCACGTCCCTGTAAGCAGTACTACTAGTAAACTGCAGTAATTGCTTTTCATGCGTTACTGTTTTGTTACTGTATCAAGTCATGTAGTTAAACTCtgttaattaagtttggatttaGTTTTGATAACATAACATGTTTTTGGGAACAGGTGTTGGCTCCACTTCCAATCGGGTTTGCTGTGTTCATGGTACACTTGGCCACAATCCCTATAACTGGTACTGGCATCAACCCTGCCAGGAGCTTCGGCGCTGCTGTCATCTTCAACAATGAAAAAGCCTGGGATGATCATGTAAGAAGCCAGATAATTTCAAAGCACAAGTTATATTCTGACGTTGTTTTGATACTTTTTTGTATACATGGAGAGTTAAATAGTAATTAACGTGTGCATAATTTGATGGACATGCAGTGGATTTTCTGGGTTGGGCCATTTGTGGGAGCATTAGCAGCTGCTGCATACCACCAGTACATTTTGAGAGCGGCAGCAATCAAGGCTTTGGGATCTTTCCGTAGCAACCCCGCCAACTAAAGAGGAAAaccaccttaaaaaaaaaaaaggaaaggaaaagaaaagaaaagagcgcTTGTCTTTAGTCTTCACTCTTTTTACTCACTCCGTCActctatttgtttgtttgtgtgtaTGAGATCGGATTACGATGGACCTTTCTTCTTTTGCCcacttatttataattttaatctttctttGTTAGTTTGGCCTTGTATCATTGTCATGGGGAGTTGTGCTCAATTAATTACCTCTCTTTTCTTATCGCATCTCTCTTTTCTCTGCTTGGACAATCTTTACTGCTGCTACCACTGATGAACTAGCTACCTcacttgataaaataaaaaaaaaaatggctaaTGGGGTTTGGTAGTGCTATGGTCACTTAGTAGTCTACCACCTAATAGGCTTCAACTTTCCGTCATCTCATTGATTAGCAGCTATTGGCGTGGGCGGGTGAACCATGACCAGattgtagttttatttttcatggggTATTTTTTACGGCCACTTGCGCCACGTGCGCATGCATGAGTAACCCGGGAAGAACCATAGATGCTTTCTGGAGGTATGGGCCTGGGGTTTCCTTTTGCGCTTTCACCTCTGGGAAGGTCTCCTTGAAAGGCTGGCAAATACCCTACTTTCGGACCAAGGTCCAACCAATAGGACTAACAGGGCCAAAAGTAGAAATTGAAAGGAACTGCTATGGTGGTATTCTATGGTCACTGCCCAACCCGCATTTGCCATGTCATAAGGTTGCATGTGCTGAGGTGGGAGGTCATGCCATTccccataaaagaaaaaaaaaattacagttacctACACTCCACAGAACCCCAAAAGTGAAGGGTAGTCGtgccattatttcttttattttctttttcggAGAGGCTTGAATCGAAGGAATCACAGGGTATATTGTCTTTTTACAAGTTTTATATCAACCTTTGCCACGTTTCCGCTCCTCGAGCCCGGTGCAACTTAAGAGTGCCTGGGTGGTCCTCCAGGGGGTCAAAATACCAGGCTGACACGCTTGACCAATGCAAACTGCTTATGTGGTCCTTGGTCAcgattgggggggggggggcatgaCTCACGAGGGGGGTTTTTTTGAAGCGCGTCTCTGGTTCAAACTAAGCTCATTTTTACCTAGCGACCAAAAAGCAGAGGTATCTCCTACTATACCACTCAGCCAGGCTCAGCTACCCGTGTGTCAACGAAGAGTTTAAAGCGTTGGCTCACGAGTTAAAAGCATGGAATAACGAGACATCCTACTTGACCTTTCTTACCTCCCCACTCTTTGGAGGGATGACTcagaaattcaaacaaaaagcaAATTTCAGCCATGGTTTCCTATCAATGAGGGGCACGGAGATGCTAAATGAAGTCATGTTTGAAAGGGTGAAGCTACCTGCTACCACTAAGTTCAACAGGATTGAGGATCCAAAAACAGCCCCTGTTCTTTGTTACCTTaagcaaaaacataaataactgTATATTTGGACAAGGTATGGACATCCCTTTTGGCATGGAATGCCAATCTGCGTCGCTAGAAGATTCAACCTACATGATTCACCGCTATTTTATGGCTAAGTACTTCAATCAAATTACAACAAAATAGCAAATATCTCGACTCCAGGTATGGAGAGTACTTCTTAGTCTGTTTCAACACTCAAGCAAGGATATGTCCAACTGCTGTAGATCCCCAGCTCCTTGAATTTCATAATCAGCTGTTTGAAGAGAACCTGCAAACATAAGATCAGACTAAATTAGAACAAAAGGAATGATAATGGAAACCAGTGCTACTGCAAATATGACCTGAAACCATAGAATGAACAGCGGTTTAGTTCCTAATTCCTAATGAACCGGGCATCAAAATTTACAGTAACTGAGTATAAGACTAATCTGCGcagcaattaaatttttttcaaaagcagtAGAGAAAATGGAAGTTAGATGACCTTAGGTGCAAGATGTATTCTTCAATTAGACCATGCCACAACAACATACAAAGCATTGCAATGACCATATACCTTAGTCAGGCAATGCAGTTCCTCGCTCAAGATTATTCTTGATCTCCAGTGTGTATTTACCAAAGGCACGCTCAATTTTCTTGTTGAAATGTTCATTACGATCATTGATTGAGTCAATATCCTTCTCATCTCGGAATCTCCTCCTTCGGCTAAATGACTTCCGATTCTCGTCCCGGTCCTTGAGTTCCTTTACCATCCTTTCAATCTTGTCCTCGGAAGTCTTAGGAGCCTACATAATTTGAACAGAACATACCACATTATTGCAAAATCCTTGAATTAAGATCAAATGGGAAACATCTTTCACAACAGTGGCACCTTTCCATATTGAAGGCTTGAGGCTTCACGGTAGAACTCGGGATCAGCTTCTTTCATTTTGTTATATTCTTCTAGGTCAACATCAACATTCTTGGTCCGTTTTTTATATGCATTGTATAGTGTCTTCTGATTGAAAACtgttaaaacaagaaatatcaGTTTAATTCTCAGGTTAAATCCTGAAACAAATTCTTATTGAGGGGTGCAGTCAATGCTACTAATATAAGAATTCAGATGCATGACTCAACATGCATGTACCAGCCACCCTGGACTATGCCACAGTCCTTTTGACAGTTTCAAAGTGGACGAGCACATATGAAGCAACTGAGACAGGATGGCATTCTACTGAAGCTTGCTTCAGGTGGCTCTACATATTCTCACTTCTTATATATAATGTGGGGGTATGTGTTTActgttcaggaaaaaaaaaaaaaactctacatGGAGGTAGACACCCACATGAAATGCACTGTAAAAAGTAGAAGTAATGTGAAAAGATTGAAATGTAAGTAGAGTTCTGAACATACCATCCCAACCAAATGGAGCAGGATCCTTCTCCCATTTCTTGTATTTTGCCTCTGCTGCCTCTTGTGTGTCTAGCATGTATGCCTTTGTCATGTCCAAGCCATTTGCATCTAGAAGTTTGCCTATCTTTTTCTTCCTGTCCTCTAGCCATTTCTGTTTAGAAATGCCCCTTGATTCTGAAGGagcttccattttctttttttcagatACCATAGCAGTTTGATTGGCTTTTCTTGCCTCATTCTGAATTCCAAAAGCCATAATTATTCCAAGTATAATAAATAGACACGATacaaaaaaacccaataaaatgAAACAGCTCACCAGTCAAAATATACAATCTGCTACATAAAAGGACATTCATAGTTGACAAGTTTATCAAATTTACCATCTTAAGTCTCAACTCAAACAACTTTTTCTTTCTCCCAGTAAGTTGTGTAACATCTCCCTCCACATTATCCAGTACAGCACGGTCATCATCATCTTCCGAATGTTCATGATCTGGTCTTTCTTCATCAAGCTCTTCACCTTGCTCAGGAGCTTGTGAACTGGACCAACCAATTCCACCTTTAGCTTGCACAACTTCTGTAAACACCACAACAATACAAGTAAGCATATGAACCATCATAACATCAATGGTCCATAAAACCTGAGTTATATAAATGCATTTGAAAATTGCAAGGAATACAACATTCAGCCTCAGGCAACATCCGCAAGCTAACACATAACACTATATACAGCTACGAGAGCAATTCGACTTCTTTCTAACCATTACTAACAATCAGAAACAACAATCAATGacactaaaaactaaaaaaaaatacctgtcTCTTTAATCTCCGCACGTGCTTTCGCTTCTGCGATTTTTATAAAGCAATATTCGACACATTCGTGGTAAGGATTCGACGCATTTATGCAATCAGGATGCACTCTCCTTTCATCAGCCATATTTTACTAATCACACCTTCTTCTCTCTACTCCTACAGTTACATTAATAATACAAAACCCAACAAACTTCAattaacaaaaccaaaaacactgCAATTCCTTAATAAATCAAAGGTTAACAGTACTAATCAAGTTCGATTTATGCTACTGAGGATAGATATAAACCTAATTATCCCACACTATATGCATTTAATTActtcaaaatcacaaaaaaaggttaatttttcatgttttatcagacaaaaccctaaaaaaattgcaattagaGAGATTAAGAAGCAAGGGAATGAAATTATGAAAGAGAGTGACAAACCTGTTAGAGATCGGTCTCTAGGGTGCGGTTtgattgaagagagagagataaaataGGGAAAGAAAGGTTGAATCTGGGAGTTATCCGTGTCGATtgaggatttttattttgaaaaaaaaaaaaaaacacggtgGTTGTAAATTGGGCCTCTTAAGGCTTTTTAGGCCGGCGTAAAAACGATTTGGGCCTAATGGTCTCAACATAGGACTTTGGAGTCCAATTATCAATTTACCATTGGTTAATTAcaaatattgaattaaaaaacaaacaaacagaagaattcagattatttttttcgtttttcaCAGGTTTTTGAAAACGGAAGAAATTTTATGAAATGTATTAAAGAGATGTTAATTGTTAAGTGAAGGAggtcgatttattttttttttttgtttttttgctaaaaaagtaaagaagaaaaaacagagtgTTTTGGGTCCATAAAGGTAAGGGACACTTTTTCATAAGATAACAAATGGGCTGGGCCATTAACTTGGTTTAGAGTGCAACTAGATAATTTTTCGTGCTATGTTACCGGTCCAATTAAATTTAAGtgttgataatatattttttagcaaaaataatttatatgaagGTTGATTTGATGTGATATAgtcaactttttaaatttaaaagcaacCCGAACGACTAATAAAAATGTagcttaactaaaaaaaatcaagacgatatcatttttttaacatattagaTCTACTTAGATTTACTTGGATCAACTCGGATTCACTCAGATCAACTTttgttaacttgtcaaatctccAACCTAGATCATAAGACCCTAATAactatatagaaaacaaattaaaaaaaatcattaagcttaattctcaatcaatctaatattgaaggatgaaattgaatataaaattcaattagaaaaataggCTCAATCAACCTGGGTTAACCTGTGAAAACTcagtcatgagatcgagatagatgcatagaaagaaaattaaacatattGTAAAGCTCAAtactcaatcaactcaatatttagggatgaaaatgaaaaaaaaatcaattaaaaaaaaagacacaaaaaaaccACCttagtcaactcgagttaatcaACCAAATttatgactcgagtcatgaagttgagataactttataaaaagtaaatcaaaataaattgtgaaatcTAACTCTCAATCAACAAagtattgaaagataaaattaaaaaaaaatcaattaaaaaagaacaaaaaaaaaccctagaccGACCTAACTAACTTGCAAAACTTACGATCTAGATCATGAGACTATAATAGCCtcatagaaagaagaaaaaaaatatatgaagttaaattctcaatcaactcaatgttgatggatggatttgagaaaaaaaaacaattaaaaaaaataataagccaAGTCAACTCGTGTTAATCTATCAAACTCATGTCATAAGATGACAATAattacatagaaaataaatcaaaataaattataacgtTCAATACCAATtaaacccaatattaaaggatgaatttacaaaaaaaaacaaaattagggattaaattgtAAAAGGCCAAAGTATTTTAGTATTCATTGTTACATTGAAATGCCAAGGTCTTTTAACAAATCTTAAGAATCAAACTGTAAAAGGCTAAGATATTTTACTCTTCATCACAATCACAATAGTAAAATGACAAGgtcttttagtattttaataattattattaaataggTGTGGTGTAAATTTAGTCCTtctattttaaatgaaatcataacttaatttttttatttttataatcaatatttcaatttatttactttttttattgtatgatgtttttagtttactagaaaataacaaaaatgccTTTGGATCCCTATCATGCCCCTTTGTCTCATCACTAATATAGTTTCATAGTGTTGCATTCCCTAATGTTACAAGACAATAGTATCAAAtacaaaagttatttttttccataaaaaaaaaactatgtacacatgtttttatagttaaaaaaattctaattaaaataaaaaagttaatgcatatatgtaattaaataaattgaaaactatgtgtgttaataaatgaaaaaacaattataaacaataaccacaaataaaataagaaaaataaagaaataaatatggattaaaatatttaatttcacatGGCGTGACATTTATCCAATtatgtttgctaaatttattaattaaaataatttttttattccataaaatgataataaaaatagacatatgcttttaaattgattgaataaaataaaagaggaaaatatcatgaaatgttgcatatattagaaatatcatttgaaaataaatatcttttatttttaaaaataaaattcttctacaaaaaatataaaaaaaattatagatgaataggaaaaatatcttaaaaaattaaatgcatataaaataacaaaaaataagtgttatttaaaaaaaggctctataaacaaaataaaagagagaagaagtattaatctaaatataagtaaaaattaattttgaaaaaatataaaaaaaagcattaattttttttaaatagaaaaaaaataaaagactagGCGCTACTAAGTGTGGTAAGCCAGGTCAGCCCGCttgggccttttttttttctttttttttccatctaggGTGCACGACATGTCGTCCCCcctattttttttgaaaataaaaaaaaataagacgaTGCGTCATCTGATTTTCCAAGAATCTAGCCacaataggttttttttttttacctaggcACTTTCAACGTAGAAAATCACCTAATATGaacttttttaatcaaatagaaCCATTTAACACAAAGATCAACCGTTTTGGAGGCCAGAATCGATGTCAAcaatattcttttttctctacACTGGAATCCAGCGGTCAGTCTCTCTTCTCTGCCAAACCAAggactaaaaaagaagaaaaatgaacttttgtacaaagattgaattgaaaatatattgaggtaccaaatatatatt of the Populus nigra chromosome 7, ddPopNigr1.1, whole genome shotgun sequence genome contains:
- the LOC133698155 gene encoding uncharacterized protein LOC133698155; the encoded protein is MADERRVHPDCINASNPYHECVEYCFIKIAEAKARAEIKETEVVQAKGGIGWSSSQAPEQGEELDEERPDHEHSEDDDDRAVLDNVEGDVTQLTGRKKKLFELRLKMNEARKANQTAMVSEKKKMEAPSESRGISKQKWLEDRKKKIGKLLDANGLDMTKAYMLDTQEAAEAKYKKWEKDPAPFGWDVFNQKTLYNAYKKRTKNVDVDLEEYNKMKEADPEFYREASSLQYGKAPKTSEDKIERMVKELKDRDENRKSFSRRRRFRDEKDIDSINDRNEHFNKKIERAFGKYTLEIKNNLERGTALPD